A portion of the Osmia lignaria lignaria isolate PbOS001 chromosome 15, iyOsmLign1, whole genome shotgun sequence genome contains these proteins:
- the crim gene encoding QVR superfamily protein crim codes for MKLNKSTFIIVFLLSVLITEGESLYCYRCNSNQPGCGTPLNWLWYWGETCPEYDDKCVKIIEKKEAETVITRECLSSVRGFRTDIPADRYEGCRPAAKDVRLGHYVNNSIFQLDIHREYYDEVTWCFCYFDHRCNTAASITISTLLLLIGIAIQFAS; via the exons ATGAAACTGAACAAATCAACCTTTATTATTGTCTTCCTTTTAAGTGTACTCATTACTGAAG gaGAAAGTTTATACTGTTACAGATGTAACAGTAATCAACCTGGGTGTGGCACTCCTTTGAATTGGTTATGGTACTGGGGAGAAACTTGCCCAGAATATGACGATAAATgtgtaaaaattattgaaaagaaagaag CTGAGACTGTGATAACACGTGAGTGTCTAAGCTCTGTACGTGGTTTTAGGACAGACATTCCAGCTGATAGATATGAAGGCTGTAGACCAGCTGCCAAAGATGTTAGATTGGGACATTACGTAAATAATTCCATTTTCCAACTAGATATTCATAGGGAGTACTATGATGAAGTAACATGGTGTTTCTGTTACTTTGATCATAGATGTAATACTGCTGCCagtattacaatttcaacactatTATTACTTATAGGTATTGCTATACAATTTGCATCATAG
- the LOC117612000 gene encoding protein lethal(2)essential for life, producing the protein MSLVPLLFSDWWEDLERPHRLLDQNFGLGLYPEQLLSPSRMDHYLQPRRRASYYRPWADLLRTNETGTSTVQADKDKFQVVLDVQQFEPNEIDVKVVDKYVMVSAKHEEKRDEHGWISRQFMRKYLIPEQCDVDQVQSKLSSDGVLTITAPRKDQPKLENERTVKIEHTGKPAIQSKPVKQQQKQGGEEKKEEKK; encoded by the coding sequence atgTCTCTGGTACCATTGCTGTTTTCTGACTGGTGGGAGGATTTGGAACGCCCGCACCGGCTCCTGGACCAAAACTTCGGCTTGGGCCTCTATCCGGAACAACTGTTGTCACCGAGCCGCATGGATCATTATCTTCAACCCAGAAGGCGAGCTTCCTACTACAGACCATGGGCTGATCTACTCCGCACCAACGAAACGGGTACGTCCACCGTCCAGGCTGATAAGGACAAGTTCCAGGTAGTGCTCGACGTCCAACAGTTCGAGCCTAATGAGATCGACGTGAAAGTCGTCGATAAGTACGTGATGGTTTCTGCGAAACACGAAGAGAAGCGCGATGAACACGGCTGGATCTCCCGTCAGTTCATGAGAAAATACCTGATACCTGAACAGTGCGACGTGGACCAAGTTCAGTCGAAGCTGTCATCCGACGGTGTACTCACAATCACCGCACCTAGAAAGGACCAGCCAAAGCTTGAAAACGAGCGAACCGTCAAGATCGAACATACCGGCAAACCGGCAATCCAAAGCAAACCCGTGAAACAGCAGCAGAAGCAGGGCGgcgaggagaagaaagaagagaagaagtgA
- the LOC117611999 gene encoding protein lethal(2)essential for life-like: MRRGTMLIPKLFSHWWETLERPHRLVNQHFGRQLRPDQFIESFFERSSPFRMFPYSYAFQPLLELEREEKAAGWSVLKDDKDKFRIILDVQQFKPEEVNVKVVDNYIVVEGRHEEKQDDHGMISRHFVRKYLVPEQCDPEKATSSLSSDGVLTIVAPRKPEAIENKKEKIIKIEKTGKLSEEQEQEQEQQEPQKLKQSA, encoded by the exons ATGAGACGAGGAACGATGTTGATTCCAAAATTATTCTCTCACTGGTGGGAGACTTTGGAACGACCACATCGGTTggttaatcaacattttggtaGACAGTTGCGACCGGATCAGTTCATCGAGTCCTTCTTCGAGAGATCGTCGCCGTTTCGTATGTTCCCGTATTCCTATGCGTTCCAACCTTTGTTAGAATTGGAACGTGAAGAAAAGGCTGCTGGATGGTCGGTATTAAAAGACGACAAAGACAAATTTCGAATAATACTCGACGTGCAACAGTTCAAACCCGAAGAGGTTAACGTGAAGGTTGTTGACAATTATATTGTCGTAGAAG GAAGACACGAAGAGAAGCAAGATGATCACGGTATGATTTCGAGGCACTTCGTGAGGAAGTACCTGGTACCGGAACAATGCGATCCTGAAAAGGCAACGAGTAGTTTGTCTTCGGATGGTGTTTTAACGATAGTAGCACCAAGGAAACCAGAAgccattgaaaataaaaaagagaaaattatcaaaatagAGAAAACAGGGAAATTGTCAGAGGAACAGGAACAGGAACAGGAACAGCAAGAACCTcagaaattaaaacaaagcgCATAG
- the LOC117611997 gene encoding protein lethal(2)essential for life has translation MSLLPLLFSAWWADLERPHRLMDQNFGMGLFPEQLLFPSTIDRFYPGSKATDLYYRPLNELLRRGESGVSTIMADKDTFKVILDVQQFKPEEINVKLVDRFIVVEAKHEEKRDEHGFISRQFVRKYLLPEQVDENQLASNISSDGILTITAPLKKTEGKPNERTIKIEFTGKPAIRGETTTTTPLTTTTTGETITTEKPATENEVTVEDAPDENPEKK, from the coding sequence ATGTCACTTCTACCGTTGTTGTTCTCTGCATGGTGGGCGGATTTGGAACGTCCCCATCGGCTGATGGATCAAAATTTCGGCATGGGGCTCTTCCCTGAACAACTACTCTTCCCCAGCACGATAGATAGGTTCTATCCGGGAAGCAAAGCCACTGATCTTTACTACAGACCATTGAACGAACTCCTCCGTCGGGGTGAGAGTGGTGTATCGACCATAATGGCTGATAAGGACACCTTCAAGGTCATCCTTGATGTCCAGCAATTCAAACCGGAAGAGATTAACGTGAAGCTGGTCGATCGGTTTATTGTCGTGGAGGCGAAACACGAAGAGAAGAGGGACGAGCATGGTTTCATCTCCAGACAGTTCGTCAGGAAATACCTGTTACCAGAACAGGTTGATGAAAACCAACTGGCCTCTAATATATCCTCCGACGGAATTTTGACAATCACAGCGCCGTTGAAGAAGACTGAAGGAAAGCCGAACGAGAGGACGATCAAAATAGAGTTCACCGGGAAACCTGCCATTCGAGGagagacgacgacgacaacaccactaacaacaacaacaacaggaGAAACTATCACGACCGAGAAACCAGCGACAGAAAATGAAGTGACGGTGGAAGACGCACCTGACGAGAACCCTGAGAAGAAATAA
- the LOC117611998 gene encoding protein lethal(2)essential for life-like isoform X1: MSLLPLLFSNWWEELECPHRVMDQDFGININPESLLPRAMQLHSLSPRGGKGMKKHPMAYYRPWSQLLHQGKGGGASTVIADKDSYRVDLDVQQFAPEEINVKVVDHFVIVEGKHEEKQDEHGWISRQFTRRYMVPEQCDIDQVSSKLSSDGVLSIIVPRKPKSVPEGERVINIEHTGKPAVCQAENEEKKPENTESGTTE; encoded by the coding sequence ATGTCTCTTCTACCTTTGCTGTTCTCTAACTGGTGGGAAGAGCTGGAATGTCCCCATCGTGTGATGGATCAAGATTTTGGCATTAACATCAATCCCGAATCTTTGCTACCGAGAGCGATGCAACTACACAGCTTATCTCCACGGGGTGGTAAGGGAATGAAAAAACATCCTATGGCGTATTACAGACCATGGAGTCAACTATTGCATCAAGGTAAAGGTGGTGGTGCATCGACCGTGATCGCCGACAAGGACAGTTACCGGGTGGACCTGGACGTGCAGCAATTCGCGCCAGAAGAGATCAATGTGAAAGTCGTCGACCATTTTGTGATCGTCGAGGGGAAACACGAGGAGAAGCAGGACGAGCATGGCTGGATTTCCAGACAGTTCACGAGACGATACATGGTGCCCGAACAATGCGACATCGACCAGGTATCGTCGAAGCTCTCCTCGGACGGTGTTCTCTCGATCATCGTGCCCCGTAAACCGAAATCAGTTCCTGAAGGCGAGAGAGTAATTAACATCGAGCATACCGGCAAGCCGGCTGTATGCCAGGCCGAGAACGAGGAGAAGAAACCAGAGAATACTGAGTCCGGAACGACTGAGTAA
- the LOC117611998 gene encoding protein lethal(2)essential for life-like isoform X2: MSLLPLLFSNWWEELECPHRVMDQDFGININPESLLPRAMQLHSLSPRGGKGGGASTVIADKDSYRVDLDVQQFAPEEINVKVVDHFVIVEGKHEEKQDEHGWISRQFTRRYMVPEQCDIDQVSSKLSSDGVLSIIVPRKPKSVPEGERVINIEHTGKPAVCQAENEEKKPENTESGTTE, from the exons ATGTCTCTTCTACCTTTGCTGTTCTCTAACTGGTGGGAAGAGCTGGAATGTCCCCATCGTGTGATGGATCAAGATTTTGGCATTAACATCAATCCCGAATCTTTGCTACCGAGAGCGATGCAACTACACAGCTTATCTCCACGGGGTG GTAAAGGTGGTGGTGCATCGACCGTGATCGCCGACAAGGACAGTTACCGGGTGGACCTGGACGTGCAGCAATTCGCGCCAGAAGAGATCAATGTGAAAGTCGTCGACCATTTTGTGATCGTCGAGGGGAAACACGAGGAGAAGCAGGACGAGCATGGCTGGATTTCCAGACAGTTCACGAGACGATACATGGTGCCCGAACAATGCGACATCGACCAGGTATCGTCGAAGCTCTCCTCGGACGGTGTTCTCTCGATCATCGTGCCCCGTAAACCGAAATCAGTTCCTGAAGGCGAGAGAGTAATTAACATCGAGCATACCGGCAAGCCGGCTGTATGCCAGGCCGAGAACGAGGAGAAGAAACCAGAGAATACTGAGTCCGGAACGACTGAGTAA